One segment of Rosa chinensis cultivar Old Blush chromosome 6, RchiOBHm-V2, whole genome shotgun sequence DNA contains the following:
- the LOC112168727 gene encoding uncharacterized protein LOC112168727 — MDPAATNLLVGKIIGILENEASFTAGIHDQVDEIKLDLDKRAQVEGEYTHTCSGKLDPFLACNSIIVLGVDLEKVAKIATTSSALKEERLKLHFKIAVRIASFLTGDISLALPSFVLNTTAEEYQLPRTRHN; from the exons ATGGACCCAGCTGCAACAAATTTGTTGGTTGGCAAAATTATTGGCATTCTTGAGAACGAAGCATCCTTCACTGCCGGGATTCATGACCAAGTTGATGAGATTAAGCTGGATCTGGACAAAAG GGCACAGGTGGAAGGCGAGTACACACATACATGTAGTGGGAAGTTAGACCCCTTTTTGGcatgtaattcaataattg TTCTTGGAGTGGATTTGGAAAAGGTGGCAAAAATAGCAACAACATCATCTGCTTTGAAAGAGGAAAGACTCAAGCTGCATTTCAAAATAGCAGTAAGAATAGCCTCTTTTTTGACAGG GGACATATCTCTAGCACTTCCCAGCTTTGTGCTCAATACAACAGCAGAGGAATATCAATTGCCCAGAACTAGACATAATTAA